From a region of the Dictyostelium discoideum AX4 chromosome 2 chromosome, whole genome shotgun sequence genome:
- a CDS encoding hypothetical protein (Similar to Dictyostelium discoideum (Slime mold). Prestalk protein): protein MFKQIIIVISLVLFAFNQLDIVSACRCDSDCEDCNECTLDTCSRGCCSNVEIDCDDGNQCTVDSCSKETGCAHNDINCDDGDACTTDSCSKLSGCCNLPISCDDNDACTTDSCLNSTGCSNLLISCDDGNACTTDSCSKKTGCCNLSISCDDGNACTTDGCSKETGCTNSNIDCDDDDSCTTDSCSKKTGCSNLPMSCDDNDACTTDSCLNSTGCSNLPISCDDNDTCTTGSCSKSAGCCNSPISCDDGNACTTDGCSKETGCCNTPITCDDGDLCTNVL, encoded by the coding sequence atgtttaaacaaataattatagttATTAGTTTAGTTCTTTTTGCTTTTAATCAATTGGATATTGTTTCAGCTTGTAGATGTGATTCAGATTGTGAAGATTGTAATGAATGTACTTTGGATACTTGCTCTCGTGGATGTTGTTCAAATGTTGAAATAGATTGTGACGATGGTAATCAATGTACTGTAGATTCATGTTCAAAAGAGACTGGTTGTGCccataatgatattaattgtGACGATGGTGATGCTTGTACTACTGATTCATGTTCCAAATTATCTGGTTGTTGTAACTTGCCAATCTCttgtgatgataatgatgctTGCACAACTGATTCTTGTTTAAATTCTACCGGTTGTTCAAATTTACTAATCTCATGTGATGATGGAAATGCTTGTACTACTGATAGTTGCTCAAAGAAAACAGGTTGTTGTAATTTATCAATCTCttgtgatgatggtaatgCTTGTACAACTGATGGTTGTTCAAAGGAAACTGGTTGTACTAATTCCAATATCGATTGTGACGATGATGATTCTTGTACTACTGATTCTTGTTCAAAGAAAACTGGTTGTTCAAATTTACCAATGTCttgtgatgataatgatgctTGTACTACCGATTCATGCTTAAATTCTACTGGTTGTTCAAATTTACCAATCTCttgtgatgataatgatactTGTACTACTGGTTCTTGTTCAAAATCTGCTGGTTGTTGTAATTCACCAATTTCAtgtgatgatggtaatgCTTGTACTACTGATGGTTGTTCTAAAGAGACTGGTTGTTGTAATACACCAATTActtgtgatgatggtgatttgTGTACCAATGTCttgtga